The Mucilaginibacter terrae region CCGCACGTGCAATAGCTACACGCTGCTGCTGGCCGCCCGATAGCTGTTGCGGATAGTGGTTACGGCGATGCATGATCTGCATTTTAGTTAACACCTCTTCTACCCTTGTTTTGCGCTCGGCTGTGCTTACGCCCGTGTATATTAAAGGGAGTTCCACGTTTTCAAAAACCGTGAGCTCATCAATAAGATTAAAGCTCTGAAACACGAAACCAATGTTGTGCTTACGCAAATCGGCACGTTTACGCTCATTAAAATGGGCCACCTCAGTACCATTAAACAGGTAACTTCCGCCATCCGGGTCATCCAACAAACCCAAAATATTTAACAAAGTTGATTTACCACAGCCCGATGGTCCCATAATGGCCACAAACTCGCCCGTATTAATTTCAATGTTAAGCTTGTTAAGCGCAACGGTTTCTACCTCTTCAGTACGGTAAAATTTTTCCAGATTTGTAATTTTTATCATAGATCTCCCCTGTTTTAATTGTGATACCTCCCCAACCCCTCCAAAGGAGGGGCTTTAAAAGCCGATTATTTTTATGTTCTTAATATCTGTTTTATCTAATACCAAACTCTTGTCTTGATTCTTGGTTCTTGACTCTCGCCCCTCTCTATTTTAAAACCAATTCCTGCATATCGCCATAAGTATCGTAGCTGGATGTTACCACCTTGTCACCCGGTTTTAAGCCCTGCATCACTTCATAGTAATCTGGATTTTGGCGACCAAGTTGTATATCAATTTTATAGGCGGTTTTGCCATCTTCGCTCAGTTTAAATATCCAGTTGCCACCGGTTTGCTGGTAAAATCCACCTTTGGGCACCATTACGGCTTGTGTTTCATCGCTCAGGGCAAGGCGTATCTGTAAGCTTTGTCCGCGGCGAATATCTTTAGGCATAGCGCCCACAAACTGCATATCAACCTGGAAACGGCCATTAGCCACCTGCGTAAATACTTTTTTAATTTTCAACTTGTATGTTTTATCACCCAGGGTAAACTCACCGGTTTGGCCGTTAAACACACGGGTAATGTAATGCTCATCAACATCAACCCTAACTTTAAAGCCCGATAATACATCTATTTGGCCCAAACGGCCTCCTTTTTGTTTGCTTTGGCCAATCTCGGCATCCAATGAGGTTAACTGACCATCAACCGGTGCACGTACAATTAAATCGCCTACCTTTTTGCGCATCAGCTCTAAAGTACCTTTCATGTGCGCATATGAGTCTTTTGATTGCTTGGTTTGCTGATTTACCGCGGTTGAGTCCTGATTTAATATTTGCGTGGTTAAGCGTTTGCGGCGTACAGCGTACAAGTAGTCATTTTCCGATTTCTGGTATTCCTGTAAACCTATAGCTTTTTGATCGTACAGTTTTTTGTTAAGTTTATATATACGGTCAGCTTCTTTAAGGCTGCTTTCTACCTCGGCCATTTGGTTCAGTTTACTGATGGTATTTTGACGGGCATTATCATGCGAAATTTGCATTTGGGTAAGCACGTTAAACACGGCAGTTTCTTCATTAGCCAGGCTAAGTTCCAAATCGGTATTGGCCAGTTTTAAAATGGGCTCACCTTTTTTCATGGTGGCACCATCTTCCACAAAAAGCTTTTCAACGCGGCCACCTTCTACGGCATCTAAATATATAGTAGTGATAGGCATCACAATACCGTTTAAAGGTATAATTTCCTGAAACGAGCCTTTACTAACCTCGCTTATAGTAATGCGCTCGGTATCTACATTAAGCTTGCTCTTGCCCGATGTAAAATATATGCTTCCGGCAACCAATGCAACTATGGCGGTTATGCCCGCAATGGTCATCACCCGTTTACTGTTCCACGTTTTTTTCTCAATTATTCTGTCCACGTAAAGTATAATGTTTTACTGATAATATATAAACCTTGTGCCATTATAAAAAACACTGATTTTCAACACATTAAACAATTTGTTAAGCAATTTGCGTACGCTTGTGTTACAACAAGTGTGCGGTTATGATACAATGTAAAAAACATGAACAAATAGAATGGCTTTGATTAACAAATAGTTATATTTTTGGATACTGAATTGCCTATTTTGATGCGTTAACGCACTTTTACAGTGTATGCATTACATTAAAGCTAAATTGGTTAATATTACAAACTTGATCCTTAACATTATTTCCGCTCATGATATTAAAAAAAGCAACAGTATTGGTTGTTGACGATGATACCGACGTGCTAACCGCAGTTAAGCTTTTGCTTAAAACCGAGGTGCATGAAATTATTACCGAAAAGAATCCTGAAAACATAAACTCCATATTAACCCGTAACCAAATTGACTTGGTGCTGCTGGATATGAATTTTAACAGTACCATGAATACCGGTAACGAGGGTATTTACTGGCTGCGTAAAATTAAAGAGTGGAAACCTAATGTTTGCGTAATAATGATCACGGCCTACGGTCATATTGATTTGGCCGTACGCTCGCTTAAAGAAGGTGCTAACGATTTTGTAGTAAAACCATGGCACAACGAACGCCTGATAGAAACCATAACCGACCTGTTAGACAAGCAGGAAGGCCCTAAAAAACCAAAAATAGTAAAAAACAATGCAGGAGGCACCGAGATATTGGGCGAATCGGAAGCCATGCAGGATATATTTTACAAAGTAAATAAGATCGCCCCTACCGATGCTAATATTTTGATTTTGGGCGAAAACGGAACGGGTAAAGACTTGATGGCAAAAGCTATTCACGAGCGTTCGTTACGGGCAAATAAGCCTTTTATTAAGGTTGACGTTGGTGCCCTTACCGATACGCTGTTTGAGAGCGAACTCTTCGGCCATAAAAAAGGTGCCTTTACCGATGCGCGCGAAGATCGCATGGGCCGCTTTGAAGAAGCCGAGGGTGGAACACTGTTTTTAGATGAGATTGGAAATATCTCCCTTCAGCAACAGGCCAAGCTGCTTACCGTACTGCAAAACCGGCAGGTAACCCGTTTGGGAAACAATAAACCGGTAGATATAAATATCCGCCTAATTTGTGCTACCAACGTGCCGTTGCAGGAATTGGCCAACGAAAACAAATTTCGTAAGGATTTGATATATCGCATTAATACCGTTGAAATAACCATGCCTGCACTGCGCCGCCGCATTACCGATGTGCCTGTACTTGCCCGTCATTTTGCTAAAATGTATGCGGCCAAGTATATGAAACCATCGGTTGATTTTAGTGCGCAGGCTATTAATAGATTGCAATCATATAGTTTTCCGGGTAATGTGCGCGAGTTACAGTATACCATTGAGCGCGCCGTAATTATGGCCGATGATACCACCCTGCAACCCGACGACCTTATATTTTCTTCGCTCGAAACGAACATACCGGCAGTTGCCGAATCGGAAGATAATGTGCCTTTGAGCGAAATGGAAAAGAATGCCATTCTACGCGTTATCGAAAAACATAATGGTAATATAACCCGTGCCGCCAAAGAACTCGGGCTAACCCGTACCGCC contains the following coding sequences:
- a CDS encoding sigma-54-dependent transcriptional regulator yields the protein MILKKATVLVVDDDTDVLTAVKLLLKTEVHEIITEKNPENINSILTRNQIDLVLLDMNFNSTMNTGNEGIYWLRKIKEWKPNVCVIMITAYGHIDLAVRSLKEGANDFVVKPWHNERLIETITDLLDKQEGPKKPKIVKNNAGGTEILGESEAMQDIFYKVNKIAPTDANILILGENGTGKDLMAKAIHERSLRANKPFIKVDVGALTDTLFESELFGHKKGAFTDAREDRMGRFEEAEGGTLFLDEIGNISLQQQAKLLTVLQNRQVTRLGNNKPVDINIRLICATNVPLQELANENKFRKDLIYRINTVEITMPALRRRITDVPVLARHFAKMYAAKYMKPSVDFSAQAINRLQSYSFPGNVRELQYTIERAVIMADDTTLQPDDLIFSSLETNIPAVAESEDNVPLSEMEKNAILRVIEKHNGNITRAAKELGLTRTALYRRLNKYDI
- a CDS encoding ABC transporter ATP-binding protein; the encoded protein is MIKITNLEKFYRTEEVETVALNKLNIEINTGEFVAIMGPSGCGKSTLLNILGLLDDPDGGSYLFNGTEVAHFNERKRADLRKHNIGFVFQSFNLIDELTVFENVELPLIYTGVSTAERKTRVEEVLTKMQIMHRRNHYPQQLSGGQQQRVAIARAVVNKPKLILADEPTGNLDSSNGNEVMELLTDLNEQGTTIIMVTHSEHDARYSHRIIRLLDGHTVMENIMM
- a CDS encoding efflux RND transporter periplasmic adaptor subunit, which codes for MDRIIEKKTWNSKRVMTIAGITAIVALVAGSIYFTSGKSKLNVDTERITISEVSKGSFQEIIPLNGIVMPITTIYLDAVEGGRVEKLFVEDGATMKKGEPILKLANTDLELSLANEETAVFNVLTQMQISHDNARQNTISKLNQMAEVESSLKEADRIYKLNKKLYDQKAIGLQEYQKSENDYLYAVRRKRLTTQILNQDSTAVNQQTKQSKDSYAHMKGTLELMRKKVGDLIVRAPVDGQLTSLDAEIGQSKQKGGRLGQIDVLSGFKVRVDVDEHYITRVFNGQTGEFTLGDKTYKLKIKKVFTQVANGRFQVDMQFVGAMPKDIRRGQSLQIRLALSDETQAVMVPKGGFYQQTGGNWIFKLSEDGKTAYKIDIQLGRQNPDYYEVMQGLKPGDKVVTSSYDTYGDMQELVLK